Within Conger conger chromosome 3, fConCon1.1, whole genome shotgun sequence, the genomic segment cttaaaatcgttagcagcaacaatataacttcagtccgcagtatcaatatactttttagacttaatacaagttctgctaaaaaaacattttccaacacaattaataaattcccaCACCGTTTACTCACAATTCACCTCGCGCAcgtttcctgaaaagtttgctacgtttgtccccttaatttagttgccgggttaattatacgagagaatgttgcctccggcgtccgggagaggagatcagagtccttgaatactttcattccctgataagctgcagctgcagcctatcaaaaagtactctccgccctggtctccagtcgccgggagcttctctctttcgtatcccggacgagcccccaaatgtcgtgtctaggaaacgacagagtccaaatcttcaatttgtcgaaaaacatctttgcgagggaaaagacgacaccaggcagcaagatcttcaggaaaatcagactttattagcagacgtgcataaagccggatcagctctccagaactgaaccccgactggcatttgtacacccattttatacacagttactccacctacaactcctcctcaaacctcattctggcaaatcacccacacttttcttatcgtaactcctcccaacgctcctcccacaacgtcattgtggcaaattgccaacggtccttatgctctgccaactctgtacaaagttcagggcattctgccaactacgtgtcctcacttcaccccgcacctgctcttggcaaactaccagacctcataaagttctggatgccctccctctaacacgtcatccatacacgtcactctgtatctttcacttttataagacgaactaagcagcagtaatcattgaaaatatacagacaaactaaacatttcattaatattcacttctaatatacttttctaatctacagacatactaaacatttgattaattattctcttctaagggagtaaatgtaagtagcattctttgctctcatttcgacagttttcactgtggtttcttgcgttttcataagctcagctataattaatgttctaggtcaaatagatacactcctggcataaaacatcgagagtcctggagaaatcagctgtacagtcatatctcactctgcccgtgtccttgacagtttggtctacacagttcaagatggggcccccccctgccagctggctgggctcaccaTGTAATCCTaccacaatttagcagttaatcagtttgaaactatacagagtacatatcatactttaatacagatatattgataaacttttagcacacatcgtcgagagttttggaggaaccagcctgctcactaaggtggagtctgattttgacttgtgattggttatcatgcttttaggagggagatctttcgttctgtgaattttcccctacaaactgtatattttgaaacccgaatttaagaactataaacataggcagagagtgagtcaacataTAAGTGAGCCTTTttgcaatgataggaagggatttacaatggtattgtaacaatgttttaacacaaaaatcttacctattgtccctttaagtcCCTAATATGGCAGAGACGGGTACTTAAGTCTCGATCCCTGGCCCCCAGTTAGCTTCCATCGCATGTGCCGGCTATCGTAATTTACAAATCATAACATACAAATATGCTTTTACGTTAGGCTGGCTCGCTTTATTTAGCAAATATGCTTCATTACGAGCTAGGTGGATATCATAAATGAAATGTCATTTCCGTGCTAATTTCCTCAGAAGGATTTCTGTCACGACAGGAACGCTTCCATCCAGCCAGGGGCGCCTGACTCGCCAGGGACCCGTGTCTTATGAATCTGTAGTTGGGTGCTATCTGTGGTCTAATGACGAGGTAGTTTCCCACGCATGCTCATTTCGAATGAGTGCAACCTTACATAAGGCCGTGAGGACAAGCGTCTCTTtccaccttcagccattttaaCCATGCTGGGAATAGTTGGACGTTCCTGCTCCGGGGCTCTGCAGGCTCTAAAGCCTGGAATCAACCCTCTGAAAGCGTTTACTAGCGCGCCAGCTGTTCTTCATCCACGTAAGTTCATAATTGGCGTATATTGTTTCGAATTAATTTGATCTTTTCCGCAATATTACATTAATTGTCTTAGGTATGGGGGGAATGATTTGCCGCATTTTCCCGAACAAGTAAACATTTATAAAGTCAAGATTTTGCATCCTGGAGTAACCTTTACTGGTATTCGAATGAACGTACCGGTTTACGAATATATTTCATTCGAGTTTGTGAACGTAGTTAATCATGAGCACCGATGACCTTTATTTGTTACGACTGGCTCTTGGGTAGGTTAAGCTGGCTACCTAGCCAAGTTGATGCTGCATGGGTGTCAACCTCTGGAGAGGGCAGCTCTTATTTTCACCCCTTTAGAACCATATAAATTTGTATATAACGGTATTTATTCCTAAAAAATATTCACCGCCGTAGTTTAGTTAAGTTTAATATCTCCTGTAAATTTTCGCTTGCTAATATAATAACCTTGTGTACTAGGCCTATGTACGCTGAATACGTATAAATTCAGCAACGTTTACACTGATCGTTCTTTGCCAATTTGcttttagttagctagcttcACAAGAACTTGTGTATTTTTCGTTGTAACTATTGATTGCTCCACTAgcaaaatgcatgtttattggCACTTGTGTTGCAAATTGAACGAACGAATCTTTTTTTGAACGATTCATTTTTTATACTCTGTACGTTACGAACGTTGTATAACGTCCATTTCAGCTGCTGGACTGATTCAATTCGACACGATCTGAACTCCCTCCTCCGCAGGCCCCATTGGTCCGCGCCCTGCCCTGACTCGTTCATGTTCCCTATGCTCCATATTAATAGCCTAATGACAAGTGCAAGCATCAGGCTCCCATTATGAATCGCTAGGTTATACAAACCGAATGTTTCGTATTTGTAAAGTATGTGTGTATTCATTTATATTGGGATGCCATCGGGAAACATGATGGGAACCTATGCGTTTCATCTTGGCCTATTTGAATATAATCTGGCTTCAACAAAGGTAATTGGGACAAGGAATTAATCTAAAACTGGAATTCAGTGTATAGAATtcataaactgaaataaaccttttaataatgcaattaaacaaatgcaataaatgaaatagtttaatgtttaatttcatttgtagCCATTTACTTGTAGCGTATAGCTATAAGCTATAATTTTCCTGCAGACCCTACGTAGTAAAGCAGACTATGGCTTTTCTTATTCCTGTCCATTACATCACCCGGATTTCCAATTAAGGGCACAAGTTTCTAGTTTTCCCGGTGGGCTATATAGTTTGGGTGATGTAAACATTTTAGCCTGACCTTGATCTAAGCGGGTTTATGTGTGGCAATTTagtttagtggttaaggtacgtgactgggacacgcaaggttggtgttcgatccccagtatagccacaataagatccgcagctgttgggcccttggaaGGCCCTtgaatcctgcattgctccaggggaggattgtgtcctgtttagtctaatcagctgtactgtacaccaaatgccattaatttaatgtatggTCGTAGTCATGCCTTTTGGCACAGAAGTGTAACTGGACCCTCACTTGGGCATTTCCATTTCAATAGGCACCACTTACTTGCTCCAGAAGATGTAGGAATGTTGACACCTGTAGGTACCTGTTTGAATGACTTTGTACCTAATGGTTTTCATGATCATGTATATCTTAACCGGTATATTCTATAGGTCCTGGAACATTGTGACATTTTTGTTCCTGTCATGTAATTGCAAAAAGTGACAtccaatgtattttcttttacagGCAGGACCTATGCTGCAGCAGCTGCCCCCTCAGCCAAGGCTGCCACTGCCTCTGGTCGTATTGTAGCGGTCATTGGTGCTGTTGTGGATGTTCAGTTTGATGAAGGTCTTCCTCCCATTCTCAATGCTCTGGAAGTTGCAGGGCGTGAGACCAGACTTGTGCTGGAGGTTGCACAGCACCTTGGTAAATGTCTGagcattacatttaaatgttttttccacTCCCTGATATGTGTTTTGGTTGTGGGGATGGAGTCTGTTTTGTGGATAGAAAAGTGCAGTGCCTTGAAAGTTGTTGTGTCTCCTCACCAGGGGAGAACACTGTGCGTACCATTGCCATGGATGGTACTGAGGGTCTTGTTCGTGGACAGCAGGTCCTGGATACTGGTGCACCCATCCGTATTCCTGTGGGCCCAGAGACCTTGGGCAGGATCATGAATGTCATTGGAGAGCCCATTGATGAGAGGGGACCGATAACCACCAAACAGTATGTGAATACCTGTGTGAGAAGCAGACTGTCTGAGATTGAACTTAGTTTTTCAtggctttcatttttaatgaaagcatttttaaaaatctggatAACTTGTAAATTATGCTCTTAGGAAAAGTGTTAAAATTTTGCAACTCCATTGCTACTTACGGTAGCAAAATGAAGTGGCTGTTCACGGTCATTATGGCAAATGTATTAACCCCTTTGCACATGCCCCGTGGTTCTGGTGCCGTGAGACCGCTAAACTTGGacattcagtgctcctgcaaccAAACTGAGTGGAAGAGTGTCCCATATTCATTactaaatgaaacatgaaaggtAAATCAAATAGTTTTCTGAAGTTCCACCATTGTCCCCTAGTTCGGCCGGTTAACAAACAGCCCATGCCCAGTCTGATCAGCAACTAGCACGACCCTTTTGGCAATGGCGTCTATCTGGGAGCATTAACTCAATTATGTATATGAACATTTCAACACCAAAAATGAGTATTCCGTCATGGTAAAGTAAAGCCAAAAAAATATCCCAAAGGTATTTAAATATAGCGGTGAAATGCTGATCACTGAATGGCAAAATGAATGAGGCATTCTTCTGTATTCATACAAAATCATTCTGTTTATCTGCACCTATATTCTCTTACCATTCGTTTTTCCTCAATGTCCCTTTCATGATTCAGTGGTCATTGTCGTAAACAATCCAATGGATAAATATGGGATGGAGGAGAACTGCAAAATCAGGGGCGGCAAGGCCTCTGTGGCTGTGAGATTACCTTTTTAAAGGGACATTGAGGCCAAAGAGCAGGGCAAGATATGGTTCTCTACTGTTGCTTGTAGGGGTCTTTGTCTAGCGAGCCTTTTCACCTTTTCACCTGTCCTACATTAATGCAGGGAAGTCTGAATATTCTGCATCCCACAATGCCAAATATAAAGTTTTGGCAGTTTGCTTGTAACTGATCTTAAGTGTTGCCCCCCCTAAATTTTGGAAGGCTCTAGCACAAAAATGAAGCTCACATTTTCAGGAGTTTTATTCATCGTCTTTGCCTGCCACCACACAAATTGTAGAGATAAAAGCGAGTTGACTCTGAATAGCCAATATGTTATGTCCCTCTGTATCCGTGTCCATACTCAAATCTGGGTGTGGCTTCCGCTGGAAGTTGGTGGACTTCTGTCCAGTAGCAGTTTGATCAGTCCCGTCcccgggggggggcggcggagagagaggaaatCATACAGTATTAAGATGATGAGGAAAGGCTAACTGCTTTAAGATGTCAAACTCTGAACGGGGCCAAATTGACTCCAAACATAATTGGAGGGTTGAACTGCACTCTGTCCTTTCCAACTTGGGATCCACAGTGTGTTCCAATGCGGTGTTTGaggtggttttgttttttcagaacTGCTCCCATCCATGCTGAGGCTCCTGAATTTACAGATATGAGTGTGGAACAGGAGATCTTGGTGACTGGCATCAAGGTGGTTGACCTACTTGCCCCATATGCCAAGGGTGGTAAGATTGGTAAGTGAAGACCTTACTGTTCATGTTTTTCTTGACTTTGGCTTGTAAGAAGTGCGTTTGTTTGAATGGTCAGGTAAAGAAACCGCCCTCTGTCCAAAGCCGAGAATGAATGCAATTCCATTCTGTCGGATGTTTGGTTAAGATTGTTGCTCTAACTGCAAAATGTTTTCTCAGGTCTTTTTGGTGGTGCGGGTGTGGGCAAGACTGTGCTCATCATGGAGCTGATTAACAATGTAGCCAAGGCTCATGGTGGTTACTCTGTGTTTGCTGGAGTGGGAGAGCGTACCCGTGAGGGAAATGACCTGTACCATGAAATGATCGAGTCTGGTGTCATCAATTTGAAGGATACCACATCGAAGGTGAATTGTCATTATTGCATGAGCATTTTGGTGCCcttcatttcaattaattttaccCATCTTTATTGTTTTAACGTACAAAACTTCATCCCGATTGTAGTCAACATGCAATGTTGTgggtttattttctattttcttcttTCCCCTTTCTCTAGTAGTGAAGCACTTGTCTCCCATTATGAATTTCTTTCACTTGGCCATTACGATTACTCACACATTGCAGTCTGATGAGAAAGGAAGTGGATTGTTCTGCCTGGGCACTATTGGGAAATTGCCCTGCTCTGCACTTCATCTCTAGATGCCTTTTGATTGGGTGGAATGACTGTTTTATGCAAAGTTGGAGGCTGTGATATAGCCCTGCCAGACGGTGGCTGTATTCCTCGATCAGATGCCAttcataatattataatatacaatatgaGGCCTACACTGTCATTTTCATGAGTGATGCAGTTAGGAACGAGGCACTTTGCACTGAGTTCCGTTAGTTTCATTGAAGTACAGAAGAACACCCTTGAGTGCAACTGCAATTATACAACTTTTGAAgaggttatgttttgttttttgggtcaTTCATTTTGATGGGctataataatgaaaatgtaggTTTGTTGCGTGTTTGTAAAGTGCAATAGTTATGTGAACGATATTTAAGTTTTTATATACTTAACCATCTAATGTTCGTAATGAATTAAGTATTGGAATGAAGCATATGActggtgcattttaaaatcGGTCCACATTGTTCCATCTAAAAAATGTCCATCCCCCGCCGCCTTTTGCCCTTTTGCCACTGCAAAATAATTTCACAACCTTTTGTCTGTTGCAGGTTGCATTGGTGTATGGTCAAATGAATGAGCCCCCAGGTGCCCGTGCAAGAGTTGCCTTGACTGGTCTTACTGTTGCTGAATACTTCCGTGATCAAGAGGGGCAGGATGTGCTTCTCTTCATCGACAACATCTTCAGGTTCACTCAGGCAGGTTCAGAGGTAAGCGGTGAAACCTTGCAATTAGATtgaagtgggttttttttttctttaaaatttttttttttttttttcttccctttctccctcttctaTGATTGTCAAATGACAATTTGCAGTGTTAAATGAGTGCATCTGTTCAGTCTGCTACTGTTACAGGTCTCTCTacaatgatgtatttttatgtaacggTAACATTGCATTGTATATGGCGCgggacaatcgtggtggtgaCATTAACGTGGTCCATTTCTCGCTGAAAGCAGGGAgttttcgctttcaatatctGATGGATAAAtggcctaatgataatgtattgctttttatttttatgtacataccgcatagtggaaagtGATCAATATGCCTGTAGTTTGAATTCCATGTCAACAAACATGGATGAAGAAACCCCATACAATGAGCCATAAATGAACCTATggctacagatttaaaaacgCACCAATTCTTTAACTATAGTACTTTGCAAACAcagcagggaattgaatgctattCTTAAAACAGTCTTGGTACAATCATGTTTAACCCTGATAAGACTTCCAGGTATTATGCATTCGCTTTGCTACCATCATGATTCTTCACCGGAAATCACAAACCTCAATTACTACTTTAGTTTCCCCAAGGCTTGCATTTTTCACATGTTAAAACGGTTATCCTGatactattatattatattgccTATTTGCAAAGCTCTCCATTGTAGAACAATATGGAAATTGATATGGTTTGGCTATGTTCCTTAACTGTTCAGGACACCCCTGTCAAAGGTTGTAGCTGGTCAGATTTTTGAAAACATGAGCCTGAAATGAATtgtaggaaaaaaataaaataaaataaaaaaacttccaCTAGTCTGTTCTTTCACAGGAACACAACTACAATTTAGGCACAGCAAAAATTGCTGAGTTGCGTTCTTGCCTACCCGTTTTCAGTGGTAACAATACAAGACTGACATTTTACTTGCGGaaagaacatgaacatgaaaggCTAACCTCAATTGTGATGAAGCTGTAGGAGtttaatattttactgaaatgaaTTGTGCTTGTATTATTGCCATCACTTGGCTAATTCTTAATTGATGCTTATGTTAGTTACTTTGCCTATCCATTTGATTGAACGTGACTGAGGCGATACATGGGATTTTAGATCTTGCCCCAACTTTGACCTTTTGTTACCTGACATGCCCTTTTAGGTGTCTGCATTGCTGGGTCGTATACCGTCTGCTGTGGGTTATCAACCCACTCTAGCCACTGACATGGGTACCATGCAGGAGCGTATCACTACCACCAAGAAGGGATCAATCACCTCTGTGCAGGTGAGCAGGTTTGAGTGACATGAGACATGGTACTTTTATATTACAAGTGTATGAAGATGACATGCTTTTCTGTCAAAGGCTATTTATGTGCCTGCTGATGATTTGACTGACCCTGCTCCTGCCACCACCTTCGCTCACTTGGATGCCACTACTGTGCTGTCTCGTGCCATTGCTGAGCTGGGCATCTACCCTGCTGTGGACCCCCTTGATTCCACCTCCCGTATCATGGACCCAAACATCGTTGGAGCGGAGCACTATGATGTTGCCCGTGGAGTGCAGAAGATCCTGCAGGTACAAGGGGCATATGTTCAGATAGAATGGTAATTTAGAGGGGGCATGCATGTCTGCACATTTACATCTGTTTTTGCACATGATTTCATTTAAGGGGTCACATCATGGACTAAGTAGTCTTGTAGACTTAATTTAAAATCatccaaaacttttttttcaggaCTACAAGTCTCTCCAGGATATTATTGCCATCTTGGGTATGGATGAGTTGTCAGAAGAAGACAAGCTGACTGTGGCTCGTGCCCGCAAGATACAGCGTTTCCTCTCCCAGCCCTTCCAGGTGGCTGAAGTCTTCACTGGCCATATGGGGAAACTGGTACCCCTCAAAGATACAATCAAAGGATTCCAGAGCATTTTGGGAGGTATGTGCTTGATTTATCTGCAATGCATGACTTGAAATGTAGGGAGACTCTGCATGTAGCCTTTGTCTAGGTCTGTTTACACATGCATTTTCTTCGCCACTTCTGAATTCTTCTGTGGTATCctgaatttaatttatatttcagGCGAGTATGACACCTTGCCTGAACAGGCTTTCTATATGGTGGGCCCCATTGAAGAAGTCGTCCAGAAGGCTGAGAAACTTGCTGAAGAACATTCTTAGCTGATTTTGACAGTGTGAGGTGTCAATGttcaggggggggggcttcTTGGTTTGAAAGTTGGTATTCAGAACTTAATGTCCTGTCACTCGAGTTCTATTTAATGTTCCTTCTAAAGTGAAATAAATGTCTGTCTTATCATTGTGCTTTTAttcctgctttaaaaaaaaagatttaactgGGCCATTGGCTACATTAATGTAGCCTACTTACGGAAAAGCCTGCTAACAAAACTGAATTACAGACATTGTGCCCAGAACTGTTATGTTTGAAATGCTAGCTATCGAGCTGTAATTATAGCTAGTCAGTTGGCAAGGTAGAATTGTTCTACTGTCTGGTAGCCTACTAGAAGCCTGTAAAATGCTGCGAAGAAAACAAAGTTGGTGTGCATGCGCATCTGTTCAGAAAGTAAATGATTGATTCAGGAATTCTCACGGCCGAGCCATAGAGTCCGGACCTTTTTATATTATCTGCAGGTGTGATGACTGAATTAAAGGTGTGATTAAATCTCGGTTTTCAGGATGCAAGATCACTGATTCGATCCCACCttgatgcttttcattaaaGTTTCATGTGTAGCATatagttttctttttgtgaGGGATTCATTATCTAATATGATTTTAAATGCTCCCTGCTACGATGGAATTATTTTCAGCGGGTgatgtttattttccatttatgtatttgattcATTCTGAGAGGATAGccttacaaaaaaacaaaatgtatagcCTACATGTCATATGGGctgtctctcggtctctctctcctacGACATGCTGTAGATCATAATTTGTCAGATACATTTGATCAGTACATTCTAACTCATTGTCCAGGAAATAAGACACTTTGCAATTTGCTCACATTATTTTAGCAAATCTTGCAAAGAAAGAAgaatcacaatcacacaatgACAAGATAAAGGTAAGAAGATGACAATAACAAAGTAAAACGCAATGCATTACCTAAAACAAGAGCGTGTATCCGGCAAGACCTCGTTTAAAATAATTATCGAACCCTTCACGTTATTTCGGTGATCCAGTTTTATGATGTCCTGTATACGGTTCCACTTATGAAGAGCGTAATTAAGATGCTTTCCCCAGTTATGTACTCATAAGACTGGTATGAAGTAATGTAGCATGACCCTAACAGCGAGTAGGCTAAACTAACTGATCTGAACCATAAGACTGAAGCATTACACGCTTGCTTAAAAGTGCCCCGTAAATAAACAGCGTGGACCAATaatgttactcttttaaatctACAATTTCGGAGACAATAGCTTGTGTATAGGCTAACGTTACGGGTAGGGctttttttaatctaaagtTTGCTCTAGAGTTGACTATAGtcgtcttaaaaaaaaataagaaagaaaaacgaAACTTCCGCCGTGGAAACACCTTTTTAAACTACAGGCACTCACGGTAAAAACTAATCGAAGGACCTCTCAAGTCGAATGTGCTGCGACCAAAACGAAGATCGCAATTTAGCTTGCAAGCACATCTGGGCGGAATGTAAACAGGTCGGGGCTTCTCACGGtaagaatacattttatgacgctagctagttagcaaggGTCAGTTCATGTCATTGTCCTGCTTGCTATAGGCTAatagtaaaaatatttttcattgcttttatagCGAATGTCATCAACCGCCGTCTCCTGCTCGATATTCTTCCATTTTCTGTAGAATTCCTCCTCGGCGACAGACGTCTCAAACATCGTGACAAGTGACATTCGGATGCCGGGAGTTAAAAAATGTGGCTCTCGCAACCACACAGTTCTGTGCTCGCAACTGTTTGGATACTGTCTCAGTGCTGGGTGGGACTTCTAGTGACAACCCTTGCTTGATTTGTCAAGAGGTTTCCGTTCGTAAGCAGGCAGAAGTGCGAAAGCTTTCTcgatcaacagagcacagatCTATTTCTGGTCACCGTAGCCGAAAACATAGACATTGTATACACAAATGCCGCATCAACCGAGTCCGCCCGCTGCTGCGATGCGAGAACCGTCCGCCATATTGGTCCGGGCAAGCCTGTCCTGTAAACACATACAAGTAAACGGGGAAGTTGCGGTCTTTCTGGATAAAAAGCACTATAAAGtacataatacataaaacaacataacGGGACTGAGTCATCTCTTTGGAGATGAGTCGGGAAAATGAAGACAGGTGGTTTAGTTCCATCTCTGATCCTGACAAGCTGGCTGTATTCACTGCAGAGCACGGACTACTCACTGGCTGAAAAACCTTCCCTTCTTACagctacagtaaatcctcaaagtgtccgggattctatttgaagctgGGCCttggataatagccgggggcgtggtcgattcgaacaaataaaggccggcccccaaatacaagccggggtaatattgcctaccagtagggctatcagtccatgagcactagaatacattgtttcgatttaactcaatgaaataaaagagctcttcttaatattttatattgttggttggtttaatactgttgccaatgaaaagtcgttgtcctacaccatgggtctccaacacgttgctctcaagttaccagtcgcttgccgcccccttctgagtagcttgccaaaggctgaagcagtatacatttaaacacaattgttgccgcgaggcattccagcctatgAATTTaacaaaaagtaaatcaggcaaaattaaaaatgaactcaatttaggctacttggctacgcaataatgtttccatgtatttacagcacagagcaggttcaatgaatgaatgaaagcggctgccttggctcgcaataaacagacgggtggaaatcctgacactctttcaactacataaaacttaacagtaaaccatgaaataccccccaaatttcagtgcccatcagtcccaacatttagcaatagaatcaaacagtccaaaagtaaattaaatcccaaaccaaagcgaaaatcttttgatagcctaccggtatgctgctccaaacgaaacgcatgtctcacaataaaacgcactttaggaaaaaaaaagatccttaacttgctgttatctacgctaatttgtt encodes:
- the atp5f1b gene encoding ATP synthase subunit beta, mitochondrial, with the translated sequence MLGIVGRSCSGALQALKPGINPLKAFTSAPAVLHPRRTYAAAAAPSAKAATASGRIVAVIGAVVDVQFDEGLPPILNALEVAGRETRLVLEVAQHLGENTVRTIAMDGTEGLVRGQQVLDTGAPIRIPVGPETLGRIMNVIGEPIDERGPITTKQTAPIHAEAPEFTDMSVEQEILVTGIKVVDLLAPYAKGGKIGLFGGAGVGKTVLIMELINNVAKAHGGYSVFAGVGERTREGNDLYHEMIESGVINLKDTTSKVALVYGQMNEPPGARARVALTGLTVAEYFRDQEGQDVLLFIDNIFRFTQAGSEVSALLGRIPSAVGYQPTLATDMGTMQERITTTKKGSITSVQAIYVPADDLTDPAPATTFAHLDATTVLSRAIAELGIYPAVDPLDSTSRIMDPNIVGAEHYDVARGVQKILQDYKSLQDIIAILGMDELSEEDKLTVARARKIQRFLSQPFQVAEVFTGHMGKLVPLKDTIKGFQSILGGEYDTLPEQAFYMVGPIEEVVQKAEKLAEEHS